The following proteins come from a genomic window of Gordonia westfalica:
- a CDS encoding CPBP family intramembrane glutamic endopeptidase encodes MPLREYLRPSPHGIPVVTDRTERRGLIVELVIVGVLTFAFSAVSAALALLEAQLAGGIGGTTVALNPSRSDLALIDAARQMMSVLRLFAIAALGVYLLWRSGLGLSRVGLGRWTPRRDVPAGLVLAAIIGIPGLALVAIARAFGLNASLVPSQADTWWEWPVLILIAIGNAAAEEIVVVAYFITRLRQLGVSDARSLAASAVLRGGYHLYQGFGAGLGNVVMGVVYGRFYQVTGRAWPLVIAHAVIDVVAFIGYALLRDHLSWVG; translated from the coding sequence ATGCCACTGCGCGAGTACCTGCGGCCGTCGCCCCACGGCATCCCGGTCGTCACCGACCGCACCGAACGTCGCGGCCTGATCGTCGAACTCGTCATCGTCGGCGTCCTGACATTCGCGTTCTCCGCGGTGTCTGCGGCGCTCGCACTTCTCGAGGCCCAGCTCGCCGGCGGCATCGGCGGCACGACCGTCGCCCTCAACCCCAGCCGCTCCGACCTCGCCCTCATCGACGCCGCACGTCAGATGATGAGCGTCCTGAGACTGTTCGCCATCGCCGCTCTCGGCGTCTACCTCCTGTGGCGGAGCGGACTCGGCCTGTCGCGCGTCGGCCTCGGACGCTGGACCCCGCGACGCGACGTGCCCGCCGGACTCGTCCTCGCCGCCATCATCGGGATTCCCGGACTGGCACTCGTCGCGATAGCCCGGGCATTCGGACTCAACGCGAGCCTCGTCCCCAGTCAGGCGGACACCTGGTGGGAATGGCCGGTCCTCATCCTCATCGCGATCGGGAACGCGGCCGCCGAGGAGATCGTGGTGGTCGCCTACTTCATCACCCGGCTCCGGCAGCTCGGCGTCTCGGACGCCAGGTCACTCGCCGCGAGTGCGGTGCTCCGTGGCGGCTACCACCTCTATCAGGGGTTCGGCGCCGGACTCGGGAACGTGGTGATGGGCGTCGTCTACGGCCGGTTCTACCAGGTCACCGGCCGCGCCTGGCCGCTCGTCATCGCCCACGCCGTCATCGACGTCGTCGCGTTCATCGGCTACGCATTGTTGCGCGACCATCTGTCCTGGGTCGGCTGA
- a CDS encoding LCP family protein, with product MLVLGGTGLLFYYDSRLDRIDALPAYAGRPSDTPGTNWLIVGTDSRSDLSDDQRTNLSTGDADGSRTDTIMLVHNPPGSGKATVVSIPRDLYVEIPGNGSLKVNAAYNIGGPALLVQTVENLTGIHIDHYAEIGFGGFDTLVDAVGGVDMCIDQPLNDPKAGLKLSKGCHHLNGRQALGLVRTRAFPRADLERVVNQRKFLAALVSRATSPAVLFNPFRLFGFIGGAIDALTVDERDHIWNLASLMFALRDPVTTTTPTGESVYTDDGLALPVTDRTEEFFGLLRAGQPIPDELLVDAR from the coding sequence GTGTTGGTGCTCGGCGGCACCGGGCTGCTCTTCTACTACGACTCGCGGCTCGACCGCATCGACGCCCTGCCCGCCTATGCCGGCCGGCCGTCGGACACCCCCGGCACCAACTGGCTCATCGTCGGCACCGATTCCCGGTCGGACCTGTCCGACGACCAGCGCACCAATCTGTCCACCGGTGACGCCGACGGCTCCCGCACCGACACGATCATGCTGGTCCACAACCCGCCCGGGAGCGGGAAGGCGACAGTGGTCAGCATCCCGCGCGACCTCTACGTCGAGATCCCCGGCAACGGAAGCCTGAAAGTCAACGCGGCGTACAACATCGGCGGCCCGGCCCTGCTCGTGCAGACGGTCGAGAACCTGACCGGCATCCACATCGACCACTACGCCGAGATCGGCTTCGGCGGGTTCGACACGCTCGTCGACGCGGTCGGCGGTGTCGACATGTGCATCGACCAGCCGCTCAACGACCCCAAGGCCGGACTCAAACTGTCCAAGGGCTGCCACCACCTGAACGGTCGCCAGGCGCTCGGTCTCGTGCGGACCCGCGCCTTCCCGCGCGCCGACCTCGAGCGTGTCGTCAACCAGCGGAAGTTCCTGGCCGCATTGGTCTCCCGCGCGACGAGCCCGGCCGTGCTGTTCAACCCGTTCCGGCTGTTCGGCTTCATCGGCGGAGCGATCGACGCGCTCACCGTCGACGAGCGAGATCACATCTGGAACCTCGCCTCGCTGATGTTCGCCCTCCGTGATCCGGTGACGACGACCACACCGACGGGCGAGAGCGTCTACACCGATGACGGCCTCGCACTGCCCGTCACCGATCGGACAGAAGAGTTCTTCGGACTCTTACGCGCAGGTCAACCCATTCCCGACGAGTTGCTCGTCGACGCCAGGTGA
- a CDS encoding ferritin — MTEFTKFHQLLHDQIGNEFYASQQYIAVATHFDNHDMPQLAKLFYRQAVEERNHAMMIVQYFLDRDMEVEIPGIPAPNNKFEDYKAPIELALQQEKTVTQQVVDLAKSARDTGDYLGEQFVQWFLKEQVEEVATMTTLQTIAERCKGNLFDLENFVEREFNGPKADDPTAPGVAGGNI; from the coding sequence ATGACCGAATTCACCAAGTTCCATCAGCTGCTGCACGATCAGATCGGCAACGAGTTCTACGCCTCTCAGCAGTACATCGCGGTCGCCACCCACTTCGACAACCACGACATGCCGCAACTGGCAAAGCTCTTCTACCGCCAGGCCGTCGAAGAGCGCAACCACGCGATGATGATCGTGCAGTACTTCCTCGACCGCGACATGGAGGTCGAGATCCCCGGTATCCCGGCCCCCAACAACAAGTTCGAGGACTACAAGGCACCGATCGAGCTGGCGCTCCAGCAGGAGAAGACCGTGACCCAGCAGGTCGTCGACCTGGCGAAGTCGGCCCGCGACACCGGCGACTACCTCGGTGAGCAGTTCGTGCAGTGGTTCCTCAAGGAACAGGTCGAGGAGGTCGCCACCATGACGACGCTGCAGACCATCGCCGAACGCTGCAAGGGCAACCTGTTCGACCTCGAGAACTTCGTCGAGCGCGAGTTCAACGGCCCCAAGGCCGACGACCCGACCGCGCCCGGAGTGGCCGGCGGCAACATCTAG
- a CDS encoding DUF5926 family protein — MGKKSKRGSGPRPGSNRAERVAARKARQAASMAPPPRPFAGLASECDFVALRTFVASATARLELIEPADSRNDVSIVTILPGAGPALARESGDGTEGVVGLQTEPDRAAPAVELAAAIAWAAHAEAGEEFDLETAEESPSLDGVLKADAILDITVHQDFAWWFPEGTEIPAEIAPMFKRANDSVLPTARLVVESGSGAPWWVDAGERAHLRWIRPEPEDDLMAAMARLHAAGRLTMGEGSRFAGSFRTHGLLVPVFDLDNEMHHEEWQAGLNQLDQWLGEALADSSELTIAERSSRDGIRGRQVTLR, encoded by the coding sequence ATGGGCAAGAAGAGCAAGCGGGGCAGTGGACCCCGCCCGGGAAGCAATCGCGCCGAGCGGGTGGCCGCTCGTAAGGCTCGGCAGGCGGCGTCGATGGCGCCGCCGCCGCGTCCCTTCGCAGGGCTGGCCTCCGAGTGCGACTTCGTCGCGCTGCGGACCTTTGTCGCGTCGGCCACCGCACGTCTCGAGCTGATCGAACCCGCCGACTCGCGCAACGACGTCTCGATCGTGACGATCCTGCCGGGTGCCGGGCCCGCACTCGCACGTGAATCCGGTGACGGCACAGAGGGTGTCGTCGGTCTGCAGACCGAACCGGATCGGGCGGCGCCTGCGGTGGAGCTCGCGGCGGCCATCGCGTGGGCCGCTCACGCCGAGGCCGGTGAAGAGTTCGACCTCGAGACCGCCGAGGAATCGCCCTCGCTCGACGGGGTGCTGAAAGCCGATGCGATCCTGGACATCACCGTGCACCAGGACTTCGCGTGGTGGTTCCCGGAGGGCACCGAGATTCCCGCGGAGATCGCGCCGATGTTCAAGCGCGCCAACGATTCCGTGCTGCCCACCGCACGGCTCGTCGTCGAGAGCGGTTCGGGTGCCCCGTGGTGGGTCGATGCCGGGGAGCGGGCCCACCTGCGGTGGATTCGTCCGGAGCCGGAGGACGACCTGATGGCGGCGATGGCCCGCCTGCACGCGGCCGGCCGTCTGACGATGGGGGAGGGCTCGCGCTTCGCGGGGTCGTTCCGTACCCACGGCCTGCTGGTCCCGGTCTTCGATCTCGACAACGAGATGCACCACGAGGAGTGGCAGGCCGGTCTCAACCAGCTCGATCAGTGGCTGGGCGAGGCGCTCGCCGACTCCTCGGAGCTGACGATCGCCGAGCGGAGTTCACGTGACGGCATCCGCGGCCGCCAGGTCACCCTGCGCTAG
- a CDS encoding glycerophosphodiester phosphodiesterase, which translates to MNAGVNVGAAEKVSRSGKPAVVAHRGASGDRPEHTLAAYELALAQGADGLECDVRLTADHELVCVHDRTVDRTSNGSGIVSEMTLAQLRELDFGSWHSAGDPASILTLRELLTLTLDWRRPVRLFIETKHPVRFGSLVEQKLLEILHEFGVATPPSADHSRAVVISFSSAGVWRIRRHAPMLPTILLGDTARVLGGSAATAVGATGIGPSVVTLRQYPDLVDRAAAAGRVTYCWTVDELVDVQLCADLGVRWLATNHPARVRDWLVTVD; encoded by the coding sequence ATGAACGCAGGTGTGAACGTGGGTGCGGCCGAGAAGGTGTCGCGTTCGGGTAAGCCCGCGGTGGTCGCGCACCGCGGCGCCTCGGGCGACCGCCCGGAACACACTCTGGCCGCGTACGAGCTCGCACTCGCGCAGGGCGCCGACGGACTCGAATGCGATGTCCGGCTCACCGCCGACCACGAACTCGTCTGTGTGCACGATCGCACCGTCGACCGCACGTCGAACGGGTCCGGCATCGTCAGCGAGATGACCCTGGCCCAGCTCCGCGAACTCGATTTCGGGAGTTGGCATTCCGCGGGCGACCCGGCGTCGATCCTGACGCTGCGTGAGCTGCTCACGCTCACCCTGGACTGGCGTCGACCGGTCCGGTTGTTCATCGAGACCAAGCATCCCGTGCGGTTCGGCAGTCTGGTCGAGCAGAAGCTCCTCGAGATCCTGCACGAGTTCGGGGTGGCGACGCCGCCGTCGGCGGATCACAGTCGCGCGGTGGTCATCTCGTTCTCCTCGGCCGGCGTCTGGCGTATCCGCCGTCATGCCCCGATGCTCCCGACCATCCTGCTCGGCGACACCGCGCGCGTGCTCGGCGGCAGTGCGGCGACGGCCGTCGGGGCAACGGGGATCGGCCCGTCGGTGGTCACGCTGAGGCAGTACCCGGATCTCGTCGACCGTGCGGCTGCGGCCGGGCGCGTGACGTACTGCTGGACGGTCGACGAGCTGGTGGACGTCCAGCTCTGCGCCGACCTCGGCGTGCGCTGGCTGGCGACGAACCATCCGGCCAGGGTGCGCGACTGGCTGGTGACCGTCGACTGA
- a CDS encoding DUF4328 domain-containing protein, protein MAAQPVGAPARHAAPARPATPSPTGRLYRSRNVRWVARRPPEAVPVRRGPSGPRGRGLIPRYVYIPTWGLHDEPVKPDAAHDRIDNARARLVFALIVAGTALAASAVIHLLRYLLLVVNRTQPLPEPLIMISDWLIVFVGVAAFLSFVWATLAFMRWVMDLRAGAYEDAGLLDPRRPVWVGVLVGVPLVNLVGAPLVLGEVVALRVADDPSLDAERVGRRVRRLWVAWLIVNVTALLALVARVVAWGSDSVQTGANALAMVIISAAVSAAFAFWTARRVPELFDAAAAVPVPKRRWVAVG, encoded by the coding sequence ATGGCCGCGCAACCGGTGGGAGCGCCGGCCCGCCACGCGGCGCCCGCACGACCGGCAACCCCCTCGCCGACCGGTCGTCTCTACCGGAGCCGGAACGTCCGATGGGTCGCTCGGCGTCCCCCCGAGGCCGTCCCCGTCCGCCGCGGGCCGTCGGGTCCGCGTGGCCGCGGACTCATCCCGCGCTACGTCTACATCCCCACCTGGGGGTTGCACGACGAGCCGGTGAAGCCCGACGCCGCCCACGACCGGATCGACAACGCGCGGGCTCGCCTGGTGTTCGCGCTCATCGTGGCCGGGACCGCGCTCGCGGCCTCCGCGGTGATCCACCTGCTGCGCTACCTCCTGCTCGTCGTCAACCGCACCCAGCCGCTTCCGGAGCCGCTGATCATGATCTCCGACTGGCTGATCGTCTTCGTCGGTGTCGCCGCATTCCTCTCGTTCGTCTGGGCGACCCTCGCATTCATGCGCTGGGTGATGGACCTGCGGGCCGGTGCCTATGAGGACGCCGGGTTGCTCGACCCGAGGCGGCCGGTGTGGGTCGGCGTGCTGGTGGGAGTGCCGCTGGTCAATCTGGTCGGCGCACCGCTCGTGCTGGGCGAGGTCGTGGCCCTGCGGGTGGCCGACGACCCGTCCCTCGACGCCGAGCGCGTCGGACGCCGGGTGCGCCGGCTGTGGGTGGCGTGGTTGATCGTCAACGTCACCGCGCTACTGGCGCTGGTCGCGCGTGTCGTCGCGTGGGGCTCGGACTCGGTGCAGACCGGAGCCAACGCACTCGCCATGGTGATCATCAGTGCGGCCGTGTCGGCGGCCTTCGCGTTCTGGACGGCACGTCGCGTGCCGGAGCTGTTCGACGCCGCCGCGGCGGTTCCGGTCCCGAAGAGAAGGTGGGTGGCGGTCGGATGA
- a CDS encoding rhodanese-like domain-containing protein, with protein sequence MGDITQVPVTDLPNDFTATADAVMLDVREDDEWANGHIRGAVHIPMGEIPGRLGEIDPDADLYVVCHSSGRSMRVLQYLAQVGYDGICVRGGMLAWQENGKPVEYGAADVQGSGGSDALR encoded by the coding sequence ATGGGCGACATCACGCAGGTGCCGGTGACCGATTTGCCGAATGACTTCACCGCGACGGCCGACGCGGTGATGCTCGACGTCCGTGAGGACGATGAATGGGCCAACGGGCACATCCGCGGGGCCGTCCACATCCCGATGGGCGAGATCCCCGGGCGGCTCGGCGAGATCGATCCGGACGCCGACCTCTACGTGGTGTGTCATTCGAGTGGCCGATCGATGCGGGTGCTGCAGTACCTCGCCCAGGTGGGATACGACGGAATCTGTGTGCGCGGCGGCATGCTCGCCTGGCAGGAGAACGGCAAGCCGGTCGAATACGGTGCCGCGGACGTCCAGGGCAGCGGCGGGAGCGACGCCCTCCGATGA
- a CDS encoding S49 family peptidase: protein MTAGPLAAVGKKFAKSRAEHVAVVRLDGPIGAAGMGKHGLTTDTVEPVLKRAFATDRLKAVVVVINSPGGSPAQSEYIAERIRQLSAEKGVPVLAFCEDVAASGGYWLACAADEIYAAHTSIVGSIGVVSSGFGFSAVLDRFGVQRRLYATGENKARLDTFSPEVPEDVEWLKGLQAQLHESFIAWVRQRRGKKLTASDDELFNGDVWVGRRAAELGLVDGIGVMRSVVAERYPDAEITVIEAPKPLLARLVGNQMSVSGLAESVTTGILAAFDRAPAVRTGFSHRD from the coding sequence ATGACTGCAGGACCGCTGGCGGCGGTGGGCAAGAAGTTCGCGAAATCGCGTGCCGAGCACGTTGCGGTGGTCCGACTCGACGGCCCGATCGGCGCGGCCGGCATGGGCAAGCACGGTCTGACGACCGACACGGTCGAGCCGGTGCTCAAGCGGGCGTTCGCCACCGATCGGCTCAAGGCCGTGGTGGTCGTGATCAATTCTCCCGGCGGTTCGCCCGCCCAGTCGGAGTACATCGCCGAGCGCATCCGGCAGCTGTCCGCGGAGAAGGGCGTGCCCGTTCTGGCGTTCTGTGAGGACGTCGCGGCGTCCGGCGGTTATTGGCTGGCGTGTGCGGCGGACGAGATCTACGCCGCGCACACCTCGATCGTCGGTTCCATCGGTGTGGTGTCCTCGGGCTTCGGGTTCTCGGCCGTTCTCGACCGGTTCGGCGTGCAGCGTCGTCTGTACGCGACGGGTGAGAACAAGGCCCGGCTCGACACCTTCTCGCCGGAGGTGCCCGAAGACGTCGAATGGCTCAAGGGCCTCCAGGCGCAACTGCACGAGTCCTTCATCGCGTGGGTGCGGCAGCGCCGTGGAAAGAAGCTGACGGCGTCCGACGACGAACTGTTCAACGGTGACGTGTGGGTCGGGCGCCGCGCCGCCGAACTCGGTCTGGTCGACGGCATCGGTGTCATGCGTTCGGTGGTGGCCGAGCGGTACCCCGATGCCGAGATCACCGTCATCGAGGCACCCAAACCCCTGCTGGCACGGCTGGTCGGCAATCAGATGTCGGTGTCCGGTCTGGCCGAGAGCGTCACCACGGGCATCCTCGCCGCGTTCGACCGCGCGCCCGCGGTGCGGACCGGGTTTTCACACCGTGACTGA
- a CDS encoding VOC family protein, translated as MQVRWLSAFLDFPAEEFGSEVTFWRAISGSTVSPPRGEHREFASLEPFFGDPHLRVQRVDEGPGGVHLDIHADDPPAAAEEAVGLGATLIHDAGTHLVLSSPAGFVFCLVPWEGEAKRSRPIRWPGDAISIIDQLCIDIPASAFDAEVEFWTNLTGWPPKSPGSRPELVALRRDPSITVGILLQHRQSGPDDDSARDGSAPATGHLDLATNSVPDEVARHEGWGARAIDHYPHWTTMVDPMGRPYCITSRNPRTGD; from the coding sequence GTGCAGGTCAGGTGGCTCAGCGCATTCCTCGATTTCCCCGCCGAGGAGTTCGGCAGCGAGGTGACCTTCTGGCGTGCGATCTCGGGCAGCACCGTGTCGCCGCCACGGGGCGAACATCGCGAGTTCGCGTCGCTCGAACCGTTCTTCGGTGACCCCCATCTGCGTGTGCAGCGGGTCGACGAGGGTCCGGGCGGGGTCCACCTCGACATCCACGCCGACGACCCCCCTGCCGCGGCCGAGGAAGCCGTCGGGCTCGGGGCGACCCTGATCCACGACGCCGGCACCCACCTCGTCCTCTCCTCCCCGGCAGGATTCGTCTTCTGTCTGGTTCCGTGGGAAGGGGAGGCGAAACGGTCGCGACCGATCCGGTGGCCCGGTGACGCCATCAGCATCATCGACCAGTTGTGCATCGACATCCCGGCATCCGCCTTCGACGCGGAGGTCGAGTTCTGGACGAACCTGACCGGCTGGCCGCCCAAATCCCCGGGCAGCAGGCCCGAGCTGGTGGCACTACGCCGCGACCCGTCGATCACCGTCGGAATCCTGCTGCAGCACAGGCAGTCCGGGCCCGACGACGATTCCGCTCGGGATGGCTCGGCACCGGCGACCGGGCACCTCGACCTCGCGACCAACTCCGTCCCCGACGAGGTGGCGCGTCACGAGGGGTGGGGCGCCCGCGCGATCGACCACTATCCGCACTGGACGACGATGGTCGACCCGATGGGGCGCCCGTACTGCATCACCTCACGCAATCCGCGGACCGGGGACTGA
- a CDS encoding winged helix DNA-binding domain-containing protein, which produces MTRPITLRQWNRTLLARQHLLDRVDEDAIEVLDRCVGMQSQDPRAAFFGLWSRVEGFEPSELDGLLTEREVVRIALLRSTVFLVDAEDARWIRPLAEPILRRELTEAHAPRLVGANPSQVLADAAELLTGRELGGADLGRQLAVRHPGENPATLTGIARCGLPLVQVPPRGLWRGRGTPTYRLFDEWVGPGEPAVSGDDARADLIRLYLRGFGPATVKAIQTWAGITRLGPLIEKLEADWELVRLTGPHGETLYDLDGLGLADPDAPAPARLVAPFDHVIGVSADRVRVADPELFRRTVTPNGRSPGFVFADGFLAGTWHLDGDDVRIEMLREITRAEQREVDAEVDRLREFLAFDPDSP; this is translated from the coding sequence GTGACCCGGCCGATCACCCTGCGGCAGTGGAACCGCACCCTGCTCGCACGCCAGCACCTGCTCGATCGGGTCGACGAGGACGCGATAGAGGTGCTGGACCGGTGCGTCGGGATGCAGTCCCAGGACCCACGGGCGGCCTTCTTCGGATTGTGGTCCCGCGTCGAGGGATTCGAGCCGTCCGAACTCGACGGGCTGCTCACCGAGCGGGAGGTCGTGCGCATCGCCTTGCTGCGGTCCACGGTGTTCCTCGTCGACGCCGAGGACGCCAGGTGGATCCGGCCACTGGCCGAGCCGATTCTCCGGCGCGAACTCACCGAGGCGCACGCTCCGCGGCTGGTGGGTGCGAATCCCTCGCAGGTACTCGCCGACGCCGCCGAGCTCCTCACCGGTCGTGAACTCGGTGGCGCCGACCTGGGAAGGCAACTGGCCGTCCGGCATCCGGGGGAGAACCCGGCGACGCTCACCGGGATCGCCCGGTGTGGACTGCCTCTGGTGCAGGTGCCGCCACGTGGACTCTGGCGGGGACGCGGGACGCCGACCTACCGGTTGTTCGACGAATGGGTCGGTCCGGGCGAACCGGCGGTCTCCGGCGACGACGCGCGCGCCGACCTGATCCGGCTCTACTTGCGCGGCTTCGGGCCGGCGACCGTGAAGGCCATTCAGACGTGGGCCGGGATCACCAGGCTCGGGCCGCTGATCGAGAAGCTCGAGGCGGATTGGGAACTCGTCCGGCTCACCGGCCCGCACGGTGAGACCCTCTACGACCTGGACGGACTCGGCCTCGCCGACCCCGACGCGCCCGCCCCGGCTCGTCTCGTCGCCCCGTTCGACCACGTCATCGGGGTCTCGGCCGACCGTGTCCGCGTTGCCGATCCGGAGTTGTTCCGCCGGACCGTGACACCCAACGGCCGCTCGCCGGGCTTCGTCTTCGCCGACGGATTCCTCGCCGGCACATGGCATCTCGACGGTGACGACGTACGGATCGAGATGTTGCGCGAGATCACCCGAGCCGAGCAACGGGAGGTCGACGCCGAGGTCGACCGGTTGCGCGAGTTCCTCGCCTTCGACCCCGACTCTCCCTGA
- the msrA gene encoding peptide-methionine (S)-S-oxide reductase MsrA: MSWLDQLFAASSHKQELIAAESALPGRDTEITVPGDHLVLKTPMRGRPEADGAYANGGVGTFGDGLSAVILAGGCFWGIEEIFWQVPGVYTTAVGYAGGHTPNPTYEETCTARTGHTESALVVFDPAVIDLEGILKIFWESHDPTQEMRQGNDIGTQYRSAVYTFSDADHAAVVESAGKFQTALDAAGEGSISTEIKPLEAAGDGRFYYAEGHHQQYLAKNPHGYRCHAATGISYPA; this comes from the coding sequence ATGTCTTGGCTCGACCAGCTCTTCGCTGCCAGTTCGCACAAGCAGGAACTCATCGCGGCCGAGTCCGCACTGCCCGGGCGCGACACCGAGATCACGGTCCCGGGAGATCATCTGGTCCTGAAAACGCCCATGCGCGGACGTCCGGAGGCCGACGGCGCCTACGCCAACGGTGGTGTCGGCACCTTCGGCGACGGCCTGTCCGCGGTGATCCTGGCGGGTGGCTGCTTCTGGGGGATCGAGGAGATCTTCTGGCAGGTCCCGGGTGTGTACACCACCGCCGTGGGTTACGCCGGCGGCCACACGCCGAATCCGACGTACGAGGAGACCTGCACCGCGCGGACCGGCCACACCGAGTCGGCGCTCGTCGTCTTCGATCCGGCGGTCATCGACCTCGAGGGGATCCTCAAGATCTTCTGGGAGTCCCACGATCCCACCCAGGAAATGCGCCAGGGCAACGACATCGGTACCCAGTACCGGTCTGCGGTGTACACGTTCTCCGACGCCGACCACGCGGCCGTCGTGGAGTCCGCGGGGAAGTTCCAGACCGCGCTCGACGCGGCCGGCGAGGGTTCGATCTCGACCGAGATCAAACCCCTCGAGGCGGCGGGCGACGGACGGTTCTACTACGCGGAGGGCCACCACCAGCAGTATCTGGCCAAGAACCCCCACGGGTATCGCTGCCACGCGGCGACCGGCATCAGCTACCCCGCTTGA
- a CDS encoding superoxide dismutase: MAEYTLPDLDYDYAALEPHISGRIMELHHSKHHATYVKGANDTLEKLAAAREDDSIAGKVYGLSATLSFHLGGHTNHSIFWKNLSPNGGGEPEGDLAAAITEQFGGFDKFKAHFTAAATTLQGSGWAILGYDTIGGKLVILQLTDQSGNIPAAIIPVVMLDMWEHAFYLDYQNVKPDYVKAWWNVVNWADAGERFGRAKTQGSGLIVPA; encoded by the coding sequence GTGGCTGAATACACCTTGCCGGATCTGGATTACGACTACGCGGCACTGGAGCCGCACATCTCCGGCAGGATCATGGAGCTCCACCACAGCAAGCACCACGCGACCTACGTCAAGGGCGCCAACGACACCCTGGAGAAGCTGGCCGCGGCCCGCGAGGACGACAGCATCGCCGGCAAGGTCTACGGACTCTCCGCCACCCTGTCCTTCCACCTGGGCGGCCACACCAACCACTCGATCTTCTGGAAGAACCTGTCCCCCAACGGCGGTGGCGAGCCCGAGGGTGACCTCGCCGCTGCGATCACCGAGCAGTTCGGTGGCTTCGACAAGTTCAAGGCCCACTTCACCGCCGCCGCCACCACCCTCCAGGGTTCGGGCTGGGCGATCCTGGGCTACGACACCATCGGCGGCAAGCTGGTCATCCTGCAGCTGACCGACCAGAGCGGCAACATCCCCGCCGCGATCATCCCGGTCGTCATGCTCGACATGTGGGAGCACGCCTTCTACCTCGACTACCAGAACGTCAAGCCGGACTACGTCAAGGCTTGGTGGAACGTGGTCAACTGGGCCGACGCCGGTGAGCGTTTCGGTCGCGCGAAGACCCAGGGCAGCGGCCTCATCGTGCCTGCCTGA
- a CDS encoding energy-coupling factor transporter transmembrane component T family protein, producing MTMRTVPLRQVPGDSFVHRLWAGTKLVIVLILGIMTWVLPSWPALGMVAAIVILTALLAGIPLGAIPRPPWWFWGLIGIGVAFNASFAGLHGALIFLRAITLALVLVASSILVIWTTPMADVAPALARLMRPLRRLRLPVDEWAVAIALCLRGLPLLIEELRMLRAAHRLRPTAKGRSDHPSAEMGIMDLITAAMSSALRRSAEMAEAITARGGTGRLTAHPARPGRSDALALFVIVVACAVAVTVTLIL from the coding sequence ATGACGATGCGCACGGTTCCGTTGCGGCAGGTGCCCGGCGATTCCTTCGTCCATCGGTTGTGGGCGGGAACCAAATTGGTGATCGTGCTGATCCTGGGCATCATGACCTGGGTCCTGCCCTCGTGGCCCGCGCTGGGGATGGTGGCCGCGATCGTCATCCTGACCGCGCTGCTCGCCGGGATCCCGTTGGGCGCCATCCCCCGTCCACCGTGGTGGTTCTGGGGCCTGATCGGAATCGGGGTGGCGTTCAACGCCTCGTTCGCCGGGCTCCACGGCGCGCTGATCTTCCTGCGGGCGATCACCCTCGCGCTGGTCCTCGTCGCGAGTTCGATTCTCGTCATCTGGACCACCCCGATGGCCGACGTCGCTCCCGCACTCGCGCGGCTGATGCGGCCCTTGCGCAGGCTCCGGTTGCCGGTCGACGAATGGGCGGTCGCAATCGCATTGTGCCTGAGGGGACTTCCGCTGCTCATCGAGGAACTGCGCATGCTGCGCGCGGCTCATCGGCTGCGGCCGACGGCGAAGGGGCGCAGCGACCACCCGTCGGCGGAGATGGGGATCATGGACCTCATCACGGCGGCCATGTCGTCCGCGCTCCGCCGCAGCGCGGAGATGGCCGAGGCCATCACGGCGCGCGGTGGCACGGGTCGCCTGACCGCTCATCCCGCGCGGCCCGGACGGTCGGATGCGTTGGCGCTCTTCGTGATCGTCGTCGCCTGCGCCGTGGCCGTCACGGTGACGCTGATCCTCTGA